One window of the Actinomycetota bacterium genome contains the following:
- a CDS encoding type I restriction-modification enzyme R subunit C-terminal domain-containing protein gives MTPGGLTPEARARISIDRQLEESGWFVCNQDAVDLVNHEGVAVREVTLGDAGRADYLLYVQRRVVGVVEAKPEGTTLTGVQWQTVRYAQGLPPQMRLGSILVEGQLPFLFEASGSETVFTNLFDPDPASRLVFAFPRPETLARFIRDAETDPEAATWRGKVRRMPALDDYDLRPASERSVRAVEASMASGKQRSLVQMATGAGKTRMAVAECYRLLKFGGVNRVLFLVDRNNLADQTLREFRDWTTPDDGRKFTELYNVDKLTSAGTLGSSKVVISTIQRVWSVLKGQELQDTDDPNIDEFTPDSPVEIQYNPLLPPEAFDLVIVDECHRSIYGLWRGVIEYFDAHVIGLTATPMKQTFAFFNQNLVAEYTYTESVADGVNVDFDIYRIKTEITEAGSTIEAGIVVPVMDRRTRRQRYEALDEDVLYGSSELDRKVMSKDQIRTVLTAFKDRLFTEVFPGRSVVPKTLVFAKDDNHAEEIVTQIKEIFGKGNDFAAKITYNAKDPKALLQQFRNSSTLRFAVTVDMIATGTDVKPIECVFFMRDVRSASYFEQMKGRGARTIDSATFQTMTPDALTKDRFVIVDAVGVTEHAFVDPPLQRDRTVSLKTLLDKAATFTINAEETSTLASRLARLERQLTPAERAEINQVAGQPFTAVIASLTKVTDPDVIAEAIAVTPMKDGKPDEAAAVSSLVQKAIEPIAGNAPLRQRLLELRTAHDLLIDEASKDTLIEASGRIDRDRARETVTSWRAFLDEHRDEISAIETVYSQPKAPKVAYNELRDLADRIQRPPYRWTVDSLWHAYEAIDEGRVQHSARHTTTDLIGLIRFALGYDNELVPYASTIEHRWSNWLAQQALAGTDFTDTEMWWLEKIRDVVVQSGDFHTTDLDLPPFTERGGTDGAVRDLGATVAIILGNLAQGLTA, from the coding sequence ATGACACCTGGAGGTCTTACGCCGGAAGCACGCGCCCGCATCTCGATTGATCGACAGCTCGAAGAGTCCGGCTGGTTCGTCTGCAACCAGGACGCCGTAGACCTTGTGAACCACGAGGGCGTAGCCGTCAGGGAAGTCACGCTGGGAGACGCTGGTCGCGCGGACTATCTCCTGTACGTCCAACGCCGCGTTGTTGGCGTCGTCGAGGCCAAACCCGAGGGAACGACGCTTACAGGCGTGCAATGGCAAACCGTGAGATACGCCCAAGGGCTCCCGCCTCAGATGCGGCTCGGCTCGATCCTGGTCGAGGGTCAGCTTCCGTTCCTGTTTGAGGCCAGCGGTTCAGAAACTGTCTTCACGAACCTCTTTGACCCGGACCCAGCATCGCGACTGGTTTTCGCGTTCCCTCGACCCGAGACACTGGCTCGGTTCATTCGTGATGCGGAAACAGACCCTGAGGCCGCCACCTGGCGCGGCAAGGTACGCCGGATGCCAGCGCTCGACGACTATGACTTGCGTCCAGCATCTGAGCGGTCCGTGAGGGCGGTTGAAGCTTCCATGGCGAGCGGAAAACAACGATCGCTGGTACAGATGGCTACGGGCGCTGGCAAGACCCGCATGGCTGTGGCCGAGTGCTACCGACTCTTGAAATTCGGTGGAGTGAACCGCGTGCTGTTCCTGGTTGACCGCAACAACCTCGCCGATCAAACGCTTCGCGAGTTCAGGGACTGGACCACGCCAGATGACGGCCGAAAATTTACGGAGTTGTACAACGTCGACAAGCTCACCTCAGCAGGCACTCTTGGGTCGAGCAAGGTCGTCATCTCCACTATCCAGCGCGTCTGGTCAGTACTGAAAGGTCAGGAATTACAGGACACTGACGACCCAAACATCGATGAATTCACGCCCGATTCTCCTGTAGAAATTCAGTACAACCCTTTGCTGCCACCTGAGGCGTTTGATCTGGTGATTGTTGATGAATGCCACCGATCTATCTATGGATTGTGGAGGGGGGTGATCGAGTACTTCGATGCTCATGTCATCGGTCTGACGGCTACTCCGATGAAGCAAACGTTCGCCTTCTTTAATCAGAATCTTGTCGCCGAGTACACCTACACCGAATCCGTGGCAGATGGTGTGAATGTTGATTTCGACATCTACAGAATCAAGACTGAAATCACGGAGGCCGGCTCAACGATTGAGGCGGGCATCGTGGTCCCGGTCATGGATAGGCGCACCCGCCGTCAACGATATGAGGCCCTAGACGAAGACGTGCTCTACGGCTCCAGCGAACTCGATCGCAAAGTCATGAGCAAAGACCAGATCCGCACTGTGCTTACCGCATTCAAGGATCGACTGTTCACCGAAGTATTTCCCGGCAGATCAGTGGTACCCAAGACTCTCGTGTTTGCCAAGGACGATAACCACGCCGAAGAGATCGTCACGCAGATCAAGGAAATCTTCGGCAAGGGCAACGACTTCGCAGCAAAGATCACGTATAACGCCAAAGACCCCAAAGCCCTACTTCAGCAGTTCCGAAACTCCTCAACCCTGCGATTCGCTGTCACCGTGGACATGATCGCCACCGGCACTGACGTGAAGCCCATCGAGTGTGTGTTCTTCATGCGCGATGTCCGTTCGGCGTCCTACTTCGAGCAGATGAAGGGCCGCGGAGCTCGCACTATTGACAGCGCCACTTTTCAAACGATGACCCCCGACGCGCTGACCAAGGACAGGTTCGTCATCGTCGACGCAGTAGGCGTCACTGAGCACGCCTTCGTCGACCCACCACTACAGCGCGACCGCACCGTCAGCCTGAAGACACTCCTTGACAAAGCGGCGACTTTCACTATCAACGCGGAGGAAACATCGACGCTGGCTTCGCGCCTTGCACGACTGGAGCGCCAGCTCACCCCTGCCGAGCGTGCCGAGATCAACCAGGTCGCAGGCCAACCGTTCACCGCAGTGATCGCATCTCTGACCAAGGTCACCGACCCTGACGTGATTGCCGAAGCTATAGCCGTCACGCCAATGAAGGACGGAAAGCCCGACGAGGCGGCGGCGGTGAGCTCGCTCGTGCAGAAAGCCATTGAACCCATCGCTGGTAACGCGCCGTTACGGCAGCGACTCCTTGAACTCAGAACGGCGCACGACCTCCTCATCGACGAAGCCTCCAAGGACACACTCATCGAAGCCTCCGGTCGTATCGACCGGGACCGAGCAAGAGAAACAGTCACCTCGTGGCGGGCCTTCCTCGACGAACACCGCGACGAAATCTCCGCGATCGAGACCGTCTACTCCCAACCCAAGGCGCCCAAGGTCGCATACAACGAACTTCGCGACCTCGCGGATCGCATTCAACGCCCGCCCTACCGATGGACAGTGGACAGCCTCTGGCATGCATACGAAGCCATTGACGAAGGAAGAGTTCAGCACTCCGCCCGCCATACCACCACCGACCTCATCGGACTCATCCGCTTTGCCCTCGGCTATGACAACGAACTCGTGCCCTACGCCAGCACTATCGAGCATCGGTGGAGTAACTGGCTCGCCCAACAAGCACTAGCAGGCACCGACTTCACTGATACGGAAATGTGGTGGTTAGAGAAAATAAGAGACGTGGTTGTCCAATCCGGCGACTTCCACACAACCGACCTCGACCTGCCACCGTTCACCGAACGCGGTGGAACTGACGGAGCCGTACGTGACCTCGGTGCAACAGTCGCGATCATCCTCGGCAACCTTGCCCAAGGGCTGACTGCGTGA
- a CDS encoding restriction endonuclease subunit S — MSQIPLGWARTPLAELLDKSIGGVWGEPDGTADVRVSVIRVTELKPNGGLDTSTAAVRSITVKQFESRQLREGDLLLEKSGGGPTSPVGRVALIDKPLDSTICSNFMQLMRPRHDVVLPRYLHLYLTYFQLTGGTVPLQTATTNIRNIRMTDYMASEIPVPPYDEQRRIVAVLEEHISRIGAAEKSLHAVEVMERSLARASQRDACQCVPTIQAPLRTVVSRIEAGKSFTCIPRPSLDDEWGIVRVSALTWGAFRPRENKTVPSGREVDTRHQIHKGDILVSRANTVEYVGAPVFVTEEPPRLLLSDKSLRIVPSQGVDPRWLITVLRSPSTRAQISQLATGTKDSMRNISQANLLSIMIPVPINSSDQDEVVRVADAMAQGSEHLSASVEVAISRARALRNSLLSAAFTGNLPTNHLEQMNA; from the coding sequence GTGAGCCAAATACCACTTGGCTGGGCAAGGACGCCGCTGGCAGAACTCTTGGACAAGTCCATCGGTGGCGTCTGGGGCGAACCAGACGGAACAGCCGACGTTAGGGTGAGCGTCATTCGGGTAACTGAACTGAAGCCGAATGGTGGGCTGGATACTTCAACAGCCGCAGTCCGTTCGATAACTGTTAAGCAGTTCGAGTCTCGTCAGTTGCGTGAAGGCGATCTCCTCTTGGAGAAATCGGGTGGAGGTCCGACAAGCCCAGTGGGTCGGGTTGCACTGATCGACAAGCCACTTGACTCGACAATCTGCTCGAACTTCATGCAGTTGATGCGTCCGAGACATGACGTGGTTTTACCCCGTTACTTGCATCTGTATCTGACGTATTTCCAGCTGACTGGTGGAACTGTTCCGCTACAGACCGCGACAACAAATATTCGCAACATCAGGATGACGGACTACATGGCGAGCGAGATCCCTGTCCCACCGTACGACGAGCAGCGACGCATCGTCGCCGTTCTTGAAGAGCACATCAGTCGAATAGGTGCCGCCGAGAAATCACTACATGCGGTGGAAGTCATGGAACGGTCCCTAGCGCGTGCCTCCCAGCGTGACGCGTGTCAGTGCGTTCCAACCATTCAGGCGCCCCTACGAACGGTTGTCTCGCGTATCGAGGCCGGAAAATCTTTCACTTGCATTCCAAGACCATCACTTGATGATGAGTGGGGAATTGTCAGGGTGAGCGCTTTGACTTGGGGTGCCTTTCGCCCAAGGGAAAACAAGACCGTCCCTTCTGGAAGAGAAGTTGATACTCGTCATCAAATTCATAAGGGCGACATTCTCGTCAGTCGAGCGAATACGGTCGAATACGTTGGCGCGCCCGTATTCGTCACTGAGGAGCCGCCAAGATTGCTGCTAAGTGACAAGAGTCTGAGGATCGTGCCATCACAAGGAGTCGACCCACGGTGGTTAATCACGGTACTTCGCTCCCCTTCGACACGAGCACAAATCTCTCAGCTAGCGACTGGAACCAAAGACTCGATGCGAAATATTTCCCAGGCGAACCTCCTATCGATCATGATTCCTGTGCCGATCAATAGTTCCGATCAGGACGAGGTTGTCCGGGTCGCCGATGCGATGGCGCAAGGAAGCGAGCACCTCTCGGCCTCGGTCGAAGTTGCAATCAGTCGGGCGCGTGCGCTGAGGAATTCACTGTTGAGTGCCGCGTTCACGGGCAACCTGCCAACCAACCACTTGGAGCAAATGAATGCTTGA
- a CDS encoding class I SAM-dependent DNA methyltransferase — MLESRRLVDKLWSYCNVLRDDGVSTIDYTEQLTYLLFLKMAHERETRPLNPERIVPADCSWQRLLDADGEELEKTYRHILETLGRARGTLGVIFRKAQNKIQDPAKLKRLIVDLIDKENWSASGVDLKGEAYEELLQKGAEDIKSGAGQYFTPRALIHAIVDVVRPSVDDTVCDPACGTGGFLLVAYEYATQDVENLGPDRRTHLRDTFVHGVELVDGTARLASMNMLLHGIGTADGESLIEVKDSLTADPGTRYSVVLANPPFGTKSSVTMIGADGRESKNNLEIVRDDFWVTTSNKQLNFLQHIKTILDINGRAAVVLPDNVLFEGGAGETLRRRLLREFNVHTLLRLPTGIFYAGGVKANVLFFDKRPAAEDPWTQTLWVYDFRTNEHFTMKQNPLRREHLQDFVDSYKPGKQHKRAESERFKSLTYDELMARDKANLDIIWLKDDSLEDAENLPAPEIIAQEIVEELQAALNEFAAIAEALSGTTNE, encoded by the coding sequence ATGCTTGAGTCGCGCCGTCTTGTCGACAAGTTGTGGTCGTATTGCAATGTCCTTCGGGACGATGGTGTATCGACCATTGATTACACCGAGCAACTCACCTATCTGCTGTTCCTGAAGATGGCGCATGAGCGCGAAACTCGTCCGTTGAATCCTGAGCGGATCGTTCCAGCTGATTGCTCCTGGCAGCGGCTCCTGGATGCTGATGGCGAAGAGCTTGAGAAGACCTACCGTCACATCCTGGAAACCCTCGGCCGGGCGAGGGGAACCCTCGGCGTCATCTTCCGCAAGGCACAGAACAAGATCCAAGACCCAGCGAAACTGAAACGCCTGATTGTGGATTTAATCGACAAGGAAAACTGGTCAGCGTCAGGAGTAGATCTCAAGGGTGAGGCATACGAAGAGTTGCTCCAGAAGGGCGCAGAAGACATCAAGTCGGGTGCCGGCCAGTACTTCACTCCGCGCGCGCTGATCCATGCAATCGTTGATGTCGTCCGTCCGTCCGTTGATGACACGGTGTGTGATCCAGCTTGCGGGACGGGTGGGTTTCTTCTCGTTGCATATGAGTACGCGACGCAGGATGTCGAGAATCTTGGTCCGGACCGACGCACGCACCTGCGAGACACCTTCGTCCACGGTGTGGAGTTGGTTGACGGAACAGCTCGGCTGGCATCGATGAACATGCTCCTTCATGGGATCGGAACTGCCGACGGGGAAAGCCTTATTGAAGTGAAAGACTCCCTCACTGCTGATCCAGGCACTCGATATTCGGTTGTCCTTGCGAATCCGCCCTTCGGAACGAAATCCAGCGTGACGATGATTGGTGCCGATGGGCGCGAGTCGAAGAACAATCTTGAGATCGTCCGAGACGATTTCTGGGTCACAACCAGCAACAAGCAACTGAACTTCCTGCAACACATCAAAACGATTCTGGACATCAACGGTCGAGCCGCAGTGGTCCTGCCAGACAACGTGCTATTCGAGGGTGGGGCCGGGGAGACTCTTCGCCGCCGACTCCTACGCGAGTTCAACGTCCACACTCTCCTTCGGCTGCCGACCGGGATCTTCTATGCCGGCGGCGTAAAGGCAAATGTGCTGTTCTTCGACAAGAGGCCTGCTGCTGAAGATCCGTGGACGCAGACGTTATGGGTTTACGACTTCCGCACCAACGAGCACTTCACCATGAAGCAGAACCCGCTGCGCCGGGAGCATCTTCAGGACTTTGTTGATTCTTACAAGCCAGGCAAGCAACACAAACGCGCGGAGTCCGAGAGATTCAAGTCCCTCACATACGACGAACTGATGGCGCGGGATAAGGCGAACCTCGACATCATTTGGCTGAAGGACGACTCACTTGAGGACGCTGAAAACCTCCCAGCTCCCGAGATCATTGCTCAGGAGATCGTGGAGGAGCTACAGGCCGCACTGAACGAGTTCGCTGCAATTGCGGAGGCGCTTTCCGGAACTACCAACGAGTAG
- a CDS encoding SIR2 family protein, with translation MTTSRQPSLGPDPELAVAFALHRNPGAHALLLGAGVSTPSGILSAWGIQQDLIKQIMHIKSVPAADPLSWFEQTYGTPSTYDDLLAQLAPTKGDRQALLRTYFEPKEDDVENGLKIPTVAHHAIARLVASGRLRIILTTNFDRLVETALREAGIEPTVVAQPSDITGLAPLHAISCLVVHLHGDYLTTAGMLNTSLELNTYVEAVDGLLDHVLPNYGLLIAGWSGRWDPALRQAIDRNPTRHYGTYWIDSNELVTPGRELLQRRDAIYLQEDADHFFARLADATDALADTDVRDPLTVTIAVATAKRELSGRHTAIPLHDDIQTEFARLHETESIREINVNAADPQGEHKLRLSAIEAALQVPMALVATAAYWGNEQSDEYWIGEISLLAVRPRLSGVTSLINLSRFPACALQYTGCLAAIAAGRFDLFKRLIDEPVTENDRGDVVPVIAELTPQRTLNLVSRQSQSTFADSNHHLFQLIRPLAVDALGLAYERFREAWEMLEYLKWVEITYSILQKSADMTPLTDLAGQIQAIEQRLAEGKSDYPDQARDQIAKLREAQRNQRQKAAAAVPRDDIYVRYVSREFGYETPVARPLQYQVQRQGNEAVLMRAGICGGSAASFLETANIIDARLNEHGESLAYNALPPGGGAVPMGPFWPNDPQAVER, from the coding sequence GTGACGACCTCACGTCAACCGAGCCTGGGACCGGACCCAGAACTCGCTGTTGCCTTCGCTTTACATCGCAATCCCGGAGCCCACGCACTGCTCCTCGGAGCTGGAGTCTCGACACCAAGCGGAATCCTGTCCGCCTGGGGGATCCAGCAAGATCTCATCAAACAAATCATGCACATCAAGAGCGTGCCGGCCGCGGACCCCCTGAGTTGGTTTGAACAGACATACGGCACACCTTCTACTTATGACGACCTCCTCGCTCAATTGGCTCCGACCAAAGGCGACCGGCAGGCACTCCTACGCACCTACTTCGAGCCCAAAGAAGATGATGTTGAAAATGGTCTGAAGATCCCTACAGTCGCCCACCATGCGATCGCCCGGCTCGTAGCCTCAGGTCGTTTGCGCATCATCCTGACGACCAACTTTGACCGGCTTGTCGAGACAGCCCTTCGAGAGGCAGGCATCGAACCTACTGTCGTCGCTCAGCCCTCCGACATAACTGGGCTCGCACCGCTGCATGCGATTTCCTGTCTTGTAGTACACCTTCACGGCGACTACCTGACCACCGCGGGGATGCTGAACACGAGCCTGGAACTCAACACCTACGTCGAAGCAGTCGATGGGCTGCTCGATCATGTATTACCAAACTACGGACTGCTCATCGCGGGCTGGTCGGGACGCTGGGACCCTGCGCTGCGGCAGGCGATTGATCGCAATCCCACACGCCACTATGGCACCTACTGGATCGATTCCAATGAACTCGTCACACCCGGACGCGAACTGCTTCAACGGCGCGACGCCATCTACCTTCAGGAGGACGCTGATCATTTCTTCGCTCGCCTCGCAGACGCAACTGACGCCCTGGCCGACACTGATGTACGCGACCCCTTGACAGTGACGATCGCAGTTGCCACCGCAAAGCGAGAGTTGTCAGGCCGACACACAGCCATCCCATTGCACGACGACATACAGACCGAATTCGCGAGGCTCCATGAAACGGAGTCGATCCGAGAGATAAACGTAAACGCAGCGGATCCGCAGGGCGAACACAAACTCCGACTGAGCGCAATTGAGGCTGCACTACAAGTGCCCATGGCGCTAGTAGCTACCGCTGCATATTGGGGAAATGAGCAGTCGGACGAATACTGGATCGGGGAAATTTCGCTGTTGGCCGTCCGTCCTCGATTGAGCGGAGTTACCTCGCTTATTAATCTGTCACGGTTCCCTGCGTGTGCGCTGCAATACACAGGTTGTCTGGCGGCCATCGCTGCCGGACGATTCGATCTGTTTAAACGCCTCATTGATGAGCCTGTAACGGAGAACGATCGCGGCGACGTAGTACCAGTTATCGCGGAATTGACACCTCAAAGAACTTTGAACCTCGTCAGCAGACAGAGCCAATCCACATTTGCGGATTCAAATCACCACCTGTTTCAACTCATTCGGCCCCTGGCAGTCGATGCACTGGGCCTCGCTTATGAGCGTTTCAGAGAAGCCTGGGAAATGTTGGAGTACCTAAAGTGGGTGGAAATCACGTACTCCATACTCCAGAAGTCCGCCGACATGACTCCCCTCACTGATCTGGCAGGGCAAATTCAAGCCATCGAGCAACGGCTAGCTGAAGGCAAATCTGACTATCCCGACCAGGCACGTGACCAGATCGCCAAATTGCGGGAAGCCCAGCGAAATCAACGCCAGAAAGCTGCGGCTGCCGTGCCTAGAGACGATATCTATGTTCGATACGTCTCAAGAGAATTTGGATATGAAACACCCGTAGCCCGTCCTCTGCAGTACCAAGTCCAGCGCCAAGGCAATGAAGCCGTGCTGATGCGTGCAGGCATTTGCGGCGGCAGCGCCGCCTCATTCCTTGAAACCGCCAACATCATCGACGCACGGCTCAATGAACATGGCGAATCATTGGCATACAACGCATTGCCGCCCGGGGGCGGAGCGGTTCCGATGGGCCCGTTTTGGCCTAACGACCCACAGGCTGTCGAGCGCTGA
- a CDS encoding Gfo/Idh/MocA family oxidoreductase: protein MRDVGWGVLGAGWLVTQATGEALSNAVGARVVAAGARDLDRARSVGALRSYDSYRAVIEDPEVEAVYVCLANDAHLPMIRMCIEAGKHVLCEKPMVLSADDAESVFGQAAEAGVMLVEATWSRWHPRMRRIVELVTHGAIGDIDSFLGTFTGVGPAPDNYRNSPDMGGGALYDVGVYPLHALLACLPEVEEFGTLELEQVRSDRGIDLTTKAALSWGAGTRATIIASFEMPASQRLVIRGAGGEIRVEDDQAFTSWRTTSELWINGRIESFPATDAYQVMFEEVSASIRGEGGWVLPARDSVRVARAVDALR, encoded by the coding sequence ATGCGAGACGTGGGCTGGGGGGTGCTCGGAGCGGGCTGGCTGGTGACGCAGGCAACCGGCGAGGCCCTGAGCAACGCGGTCGGGGCTCGCGTCGTGGCGGCGGGAGCGCGCGATCTGGACCGAGCCCGCAGCGTCGGCGCACTCCGTTCATACGACTCCTACCGTGCCGTCATCGAGGATCCCGAAGTCGAGGCGGTCTACGTCTGCCTGGCCAACGACGCCCACCTGCCGATGATCCGCATGTGCATCGAGGCCGGCAAGCACGTCCTGTGCGAGAAGCCCATGGTGCTCTCAGCCGACGATGCCGAGTCGGTGTTCGGGCAGGCCGCGGAGGCAGGGGTGATGCTCGTGGAGGCCACCTGGTCGCGCTGGCACCCGCGCATGCGGCGCATCGTTGAGCTCGTGACGCACGGAGCGATCGGCGACATCGACTCCTTCCTCGGCACCTTCACCGGGGTGGGCCCGGCCCCGGACAACTACCGGAACAGTCCCGACATGGGCGGCGGCGCCCTGTACGACGTGGGCGTCTACCCCCTGCATGCACTGCTCGCCTGCCTGCCCGAAGTCGAGGAGTTCGGCACCCTCGAACTGGAGCAGGTGCGCAGCGACCGTGGCATCGACCTGACGACAAAGGCAGCGCTGTCGTGGGGCGCTGGCACCCGCGCCACGATCATCGCGTCGTTCGAGATGCCGGCGTCGCAGCGTCTGGTGATCCGCGGCGCCGGCGGGGAGATTCGTGTGGAGGACGACCAGGCCTTCACGTCGTGGCGCACGACGAGCGAACTATGGATCAACGGCCGCATCGAGTCGTTCCCGGCCACAGACGCCTACCAGGTGATGTTCGAGGAGGTCAGTGCCAGCATCCGAGGGGAAGGCGGCTGGGTGCTGCCGGCGCGGGATTCCGTCCGGGTGGCACGCGCAGTCGACGCCTTGCGATAG
- a CDS encoding Gfo/Idh/MocA family oxidoreductase has product MRVGLLAYGAIGHEHNLAVQMTDGLELTAVCDTNPERLAAALALAPDAVAFADATQMLDSGMIDLVVISTPPNTHYEWAKAALARGIHVVLEKPMALTVGQCDELIDLATTAGLTLVVYQNRRFDRDFVTLRRLIREDAIGEVFQYDSFVGGYSRPCDYWHSDATVSGGAIFDWGSHFIDQILNVFDRPVAHVSGVNHKRHWLHATNADHAVVTITFVDGTQATFTHSDLSAARKPKYHVLGTRGAIVGDWDPAGEPAVADLPALIHLYGIDGARSDVALDSVDAYEFHRELSAHLATGAPMQVSTRQSRDVVAVMQAAEESALDQGRPVVPAIKA; this is encoded by the coding sequence ATGCGCGTCGGACTGCTTGCCTACGGGGCTATCGGCCATGAGCACAACCTCGCCGTCCAGATGACCGACGGACTGGAGCTCACGGCAGTCTGCGACACCAACCCGGAGCGCCTTGCGGCCGCTCTCGCGCTGGCTCCCGACGCCGTCGCGTTCGCGGATGCGACACAGATGCTTGACTCGGGGATGATCGACCTCGTCGTTATCTCCACGCCGCCAAACACGCACTACGAGTGGGCCAAGGCGGCCCTGGCCCGTGGCATCCACGTGGTGCTCGAGAAGCCGATGGCGCTGACGGTGGGACAGTGCGACGAGCTCATCGACCTGGCCACCACGGCAGGCCTCACGCTCGTGGTCTATCAGAACCGGCGTTTCGACCGGGACTTCGTCACGTTGCGAAGGCTCATCCGCGAGGACGCCATCGGCGAGGTCTTCCAGTACGACAGCTTCGTCGGCGGCTACTCCCGACCATGCGATTACTGGCACTCGGATGCCACAGTGTCGGGCGGCGCGATCTTCGACTGGGGCTCACACTTCATCGACCAGATCCTGAACGTCTTCGACCGGCCCGTCGCGCACGTGTCCGGGGTCAACCACAAGCGTCACTGGCTGCATGCCACGAACGCCGACCACGCCGTCGTCACCATCACCTTCGTCGATGGGACTCAGGCCACCTTCACCCATTCGGACCTCAGCGCCGCGCGCAAGCCGAAGTACCACGTGCTGGGCACCCGGGGAGCTATCGTCGGCGACTGGGATCCGGCGGGCGAGCCTGCGGTGGCTGACCTACCCGCGCTCATCCACCTCTACGGAATCGACGGTGCGCGCAGTGACGTCGCGCTCGACTCCGTCGATGCGTACGAGTTTCACCGGGAGCTTTCGGCTCATCTGGCCACCGGTGCACCGATGCAGGTCAGCACGCGACAGTCGCGCGACGTGGTCGCCGTGATGCAGGCGGCTGAGGAGTCGGCGCTCGACCAGGGGCGCCCCGTGGTTCCTGCCATAAAGGCCTGA
- the heR gene encoding heliorhodopsin HeR produces the protein MTSTPQATHDSATATRLTGIRRWNVIAGFAHLAQMIAILVLANDFSLPVTATYMTGPPGTAPSDPVVIFDSRVAWGVALFFGLSALFHFAVSVPYFYRRYAAGLLAQHNYFRWVEYSISASVMMVLIAQLVGISDAAALIAVFGVNASMILFGWLQEKYEAPGGGGWLPFVFGCIAGIVPWLAVALYVIAPGSATDVEPPAFVYGIIISLFILFNSFGIVQFLQYKRVGKWSDYLYGERTYITLSLIAKSLLAWQIFAGTLAPGS, from the coding sequence ATGACTTCAACACCGCAGGCAACGCACGACAGTGCGACAGCGACACGACTGACCGGTATCAGAAGGTGGAATGTCATCGCCGGATTCGCTCATCTTGCGCAGATGATCGCTATTTTGGTGCTGGCCAACGACTTCAGCCTGCCAGTGACTGCGACATACATGACCGGTCCTCCCGGTACCGCGCCATCTGACCCTGTTGTGATCTTTGATTCCAGAGTCGCCTGGGGCGTTGCGCTCTTCTTCGGTCTCTCAGCACTCTTCCACTTCGCGGTGTCGGTGCCGTACTTCTATCGGAGGTACGCGGCCGGACTCCTCGCCCAGCACAACTACTTCCGATGGGTCGAGTACTCGATCAGCGCTTCGGTGATGATGGTGCTCATCGCCCAGCTCGTGGGCATCTCTGACGCGGCCGCGCTCATTGCCGTCTTCGGCGTGAATGCATCGATGATCTTGTTCGGCTGGCTGCAGGAGAAGTACGAAGCGCCTGGCGGCGGCGGGTGGCTGCCATTCGTCTTCGGCTGCATCGCGGGCATCGTTCCGTGGTTGGCGGTGGCCTTGTATGTGATCGCTCCGGGATCAGCGACAGATGTGGAACCGCCGGCCTTTGTCTACGGCATCATCATCTCGCTGTTCATCCTCTTCAACTCGTTCGGGATAGTTCAGTTTCTGCAATACAAGCGAGTTGGCAAGTGGTCGGACTACCTCTACGGCGAACGCACATACATCACGCTCAGCCTGATTGCGAAGTCGCTGCTCGCTTGGCAGATCTTCGCTGGCACCCTCGCGCCAGGTTCATGA